The nucleotide sequence TAATAGGGCTGGTAATCGTATGGCAGGTGATATCTGCCCAATCAATTTGGTGTTGAACTTACTTGCCCAGAAGAAGGGACTAAAGTATGACGAAGGAGGCGCTATCGGAAAATCTGGGCAACGGAATGATATTTTATTGCATGACTTGAAGAATTTTGAATTTTACCAGAAGCCTTTTCCTAAATCATTGGGAAGGGAATGGGTGGAAAGCCACTTCTTGAAAAAATTATTCTCTTACAAGCTTCCCTTAGAAGATTTAGTTGCTACATGTTGTCACCATTTTGCAGAGATGATTTTCGAAACAGTAAAGGCTGGTGGGGGGAATGGCAGAGAGAAAATGTTGGTAACAGGCGGTGGAGCCTTTAACTCATTCTTGATAGATTTGATTAGAGAAAAATGTCAAGATAGTGTGGAGGTAGTTGTGCCAGATAAACTTACAGTGGCATATAAAGAAGCCGTGATATTTGCTTTTCTTGGCTTGCTGAGGGCAATGAACTTGAATAACTGTCTTAGTTCTGTAACAGGAGCCTTCACCGACAGTATCGGCGGGGCTTTATATGGTAAGTCTATTTCTTTCGGAGACTGATTTTTATTTTTGATTCGTCCCCGTTGATTAGACGTTTAATGTTTTTCTTATGGGTATATAGTACAATGCAGGTACTTGCAATGCCCAAAACAATCAACACGGGGTCATGATCGCTAAACCTTGGCATCATCATTAATACTGAAAATGTAATGGCCGCCGCAATAGAACTAAGAGAAACATATTTAGATGCGATAAATACTATAAAGAATACAGCCATGCATACCAGCGAGGCTTCTATATGTATGGCAAGTATCATCCCAAACAAAGTGGCCACCGCTTTTCCTCCTCTAAAACCTGCAAATATTGGGAAGATATGTCCAATAGCAGCAGATATTCCTAACAATAGTTGGAACAATATGAGGCTTTCTATAGAAATAGCTCCTGCTATCTTTAGAGGAATGACAAACATAGAGGCTATGTATCCTTTGATGATATCAACAAGCATTACAATAATACCTGCTTTTTTGCCCAGTACTCTGAAAGTGTTGGTAGCCCCGGCATTACCGCTGCCATAGTCTCTGACATCTATTCCATTAAATGCTTTTCCGTACCAAACAGCTGAAGGAATAGAGCCTGTAATATAGGCTGCTACCACAGCTAAAATTATATAATATAAATCCATTTTTTCAAATGCTTAGTTTTGACCGTTTAATATGTACGGCAAATTAGTCGTTAATGTTTTCAAAACCTATTAGAAAATCATTATAATGTCTTAACGTAACATGTCTCTAAGCCTTTGTTGTTCCTTTTGGAGTTGCCTACGTTCTTCCTGACTTTGTTGTGGTTTAGCTTTTCTTGGAGCAGTTTTCCATTCTTCTTCAGGAAGCCCTTTTTTTACTTTTTTCTTTTTTGGTTCTGGCAAGTCCATTTCTTTAAACTCGTACTCTGTTTTTTCAGATCTTTCTTCTTCTCCTTTTTGAACATTGGCCACTCTCTTTATTACTTTTCTTACCTCACTTAAGTCCATTTCTTCCAGTTCCATTTGTTCTAAAGCTATATATAAGGAATCCTCTTCAGTCTCCTCAGTCTCAGGTTGCATATATTTTTCTTCAAAGTCTGTCACGAACTTAGCTTTTTCCATGGCTGTTGCTTCTGTAAA is from Cytophagaceae bacterium ABcell3 and encodes:
- a CDS encoding anhydro-N-acetylmuramic acid kinase, coding for MEKYNVLGIMSGTSLDGLDLAFCRFEKEDGKWKYIVEAADVFEYTEEWKKRLEGLFHASALELAQTDADFAKFTAICVHDFIKKYQVSPILISSHGHTIFHQPENGFTTQIGSGAIISAHTGLPVVSDLRSVDVALGGQGAPLVPIGDALLFGGYEYCLNLGGIANISYDNRAGNRMAGDICPINLVLNLLAQKKGLKYDEGGAIGKSGQRNDILLHDLKNFEFYQKPFPKSLGREWVESHFLKKLFSYKLPLEDLVATCCHHFAEMIFETVKAGGGNGREKMLVTGGGAFNSFLIDLIREKCQDSVEVVVPDKLTVAYKEAVIFAFLGLLRAMNLNNCLSSVTGAFTDSIGGALYGKSISFGD
- the plsY gene encoding glycerol-3-phosphate 1-O-acyltransferase PlsY, translating into MDLYYIILAVVAAYITGSIPSAVWYGKAFNGIDVRDYGSGNAGATNTFRVLGKKAGIIVMLVDIIKGYIASMFVIPLKIAGAISIESLILFQLLLGISAAIGHIFPIFAGFRGGKAVATLFGMILAIHIEASLVCMAVFFIVFIASKYVSLSSIAAAITFSVLMMMPRFSDHDPVLIVLGIASTCIVLYTHKKNIKRLINGDESKIKISLRKK